The proteins below come from a single Rhodothermales bacterium genomic window:
- a CDS encoding PorV/PorQ family protein gives MITGRRSNLLIVILALLVPATSFGQSRVGTTSATFLTIGTGARGSALGHAYTAVVSGPDALFWNPGAAAIPHMGDYRGGAFFTHHNWFADISYNAAGVTIPISLAGVVGISLASVDYGRMDVRTVSQPDGTGETFTASDMTFGLSYAQALTNSFYFGGTFRYIRQGIRDMSASTGAVDFGFVLVTRYLNGARLAASIMNFGGKMKMDGINGEQPIDIDPANEGSNESIPARIRMDTWDLPLQFKFGIAVPVIKMSNVEFQLLADANQTNDNNLNGDLGAQLRYSTNSVTFEGRVGYKDAFLQQDLVDSHWSFGTGIEVRVAQVRFGFDYAYVPFDFLSDTQMVDFRVYF, from the coding sequence ATGATCACAGGGCGAAGATCGAATCTTCTGATTGTGATTCTAGCACTACTGGTCCCGGCGACCAGTTTCGGACAGAGTCGCGTCGGCACAACATCGGCAACTTTCCTGACCATTGGCACGGGTGCTCGCGGTAGCGCGCTCGGTCATGCCTATACGGCGGTCGTCAGCGGGCCCGATGCCCTTTTCTGGAACCCCGGCGCGGCAGCTATTCCGCACATGGGGGATTATCGGGGCGGTGCATTCTTCACGCACCATAACTGGTTTGCAGACATCTCCTACAACGCAGCCGGCGTGACGATTCCAATATCGCTGGCGGGCGTGGTCGGCATCAGCCTTGCCTCTGTCGACTATGGACGGATGGATGTCCGTACGGTCTCGCAACCGGACGGCACAGGGGAGACCTTCACGGCCTCGGACATGACGTTTGGATTGAGCTATGCTCAGGCACTGACGAACTCGTTCTACTTCGGCGGAACGTTCCGCTATATACGCCAGGGAATCCGGGATATGTCGGCGTCAACGGGTGCGGTCGATTTCGGATTCGTGCTGGTTACGCGCTACCTCAACGGAGCACGTCTTGCCGCGTCCATAATGAACTTCGGCGGCAAGATGAAGATGGATGGCATCAACGGCGAACAGCCCATCGACATAGACCCGGCCAACGAGGGAAGCAACGAGAGCATACCCGCGCGTATCCGCATGGACACATGGGACCTTCCGCTGCAGTTCAAGTTTGGCATCGCTGTGCCGGTCATAAAGATGAGCAATGTTGAGTTTCAGCTGCTTGCCGACGCAAATCAGACGAACGACAACAATCTCAACGGCGATCTGGGCGCTCAGCTGCGCTATTCAACGAACTCCGTGACATTCGAAGGACGCGTTGGATACAAGGACGCGTTCCTTCAGCAGGATCTGGTCGATAGCCACTGGTCGTTCGGCACCGGTATCGAAGTCCGGGTGGCGCAGGTACGGTTCGGGTTTGACTACGCATACGTGCCGTTCGACTTCCTGAGTGACACGCAAATGGTCGACTTCCGGGTTTATTTCTAG